Proteins encoded within one genomic window of Scomber japonicus isolate fScoJap1 chromosome 16, fScoJap1.pri, whole genome shotgun sequence:
- the colec11 gene encoding collectin-11 isoform X1: MRGQKHLLPIILMYVLSLLTLQTSYGQHLTEEPCTVQILVPGLKGEPGEKGQKGAPGRPGRVGPQGEIGQPGLKGQKGIMGRYGKVGPSGMKGVKGDMGDPGPRGPHGEPGVPCECTPMRKMIGEMDILVAQLSSELKFIKNALPSPAAVAGIKETDSKVYLLVKEEKRYTDAEVYCQTRGGHLAMPKDEGANTAIAGYITDAGLSRVYIGINDLDREGVFIYVDHSPMSTFSKWRKGEPNNAYDDEDCAEMVASGEWTDVACHPTMYFVCEFDKDSV, from the exons ATGAGAGGACAGAAGCATTTACTGCCAATTATACTAATGTATGTGCTGAGTTTATTAACATTGCAGACATCTTATGGACAGCACTTGACAGAGGAGCCCTGCACTGTCCAGATCCTTGTCCCGGGACTCAAAG gagaaccaggagagaaAGGGCAAAAGGGGGCACCAGGGAGACCAGGAAGAGTTGGCCCTCAAGGAGAAATTG GTCAACCTGGGCTTAAAGGACAGAAAGGCATCATGGGACGTTATGGAAAAGTGGGCCCGAGTGGAATGAAAG GTGTAAAGGGAGATATGGGAGATCCAGGTCCAAGGGGCCCCCATGGAGAGCCAG GTGTTCCATGTGAGTGCACGCCAATGAGGAAGATGATTGGAGAGATGGACATTCTTGTGGCACAGCTATCCTCTGAACTGAAGTTCATTAAAAATG CACTGCCCTCCCCTGCAGCTGTTGCTGGcataaaagagacagacagtaagGTCTATCTGTTGGTGAAGGAGGAGAAACGCTACACTGATGCAGAGGTCTACTGTCAGACGAGGGGAGGGCACCTGGCCATGCCCAAGGATGAAGGAGCCAACACAGCCATTGCAGGATACATAACAGATGCGGGCCTGAGCAGAGTCTACATTGGCATTAATGACCTGGACCGTGAGGGTGTTTTCATCTATGTGGATCACTCTCCCATGTCTACTTTCAGcaaatggaggaaaggagagcCCAACAATGCCTATGATGATGAGGACTGTGCTGAGATGGTGGCCTCTGGGGAGTGGACTGATGTGGCATGCCACCCCACCATGTATTTTGTTTGTGAATTTGACAAAGACAGTGTCTGA
- the colec11 gene encoding collectin-11 isoform X2, whose protein sequence is MRGQKHLLPIILMYVLSLLTLQTSYGQHLTEEPCTVQILVPGLKGEPGEKGQKGAPGRPGRVGPQGEIGQPGLKGQKGIMGRYGKVGPSGMKGVKGDMGDPGPRGPHGEPGVPCECTPMRKMIGEMDILVAQLSSELKFIKNAVAGIKETDSKVYLLVKEEKRYTDAEVYCQTRGGHLAMPKDEGANTAIAGYITDAGLSRVYIGINDLDREGVFIYVDHSPMSTFSKWRKGEPNNAYDDEDCAEMVASGEWTDVACHPTMYFVCEFDKDSV, encoded by the exons ATGAGAGGACAGAAGCATTTACTGCCAATTATACTAATGTATGTGCTGAGTTTATTAACATTGCAGACATCTTATGGACAGCACTTGACAGAGGAGCCCTGCACTGTCCAGATCCTTGTCCCGGGACTCAAAG gagaaccaggagagaaAGGGCAAAAGGGGGCACCAGGGAGACCAGGAAGAGTTGGCCCTCAAGGAGAAATTG GTCAACCTGGGCTTAAAGGACAGAAAGGCATCATGGGACGTTATGGAAAAGTGGGCCCGAGTGGAATGAAAG GTGTAAAGGGAGATATGGGAGATCCAGGTCCAAGGGGCCCCCATGGAGAGCCAG GTGTTCCATGTGAGTGCACGCCAATGAGGAAGATGATTGGAGAGATGGACATTCTTGTGGCACAGCTATCCTCTGAACTGAAGTTCATTAAAAATG CTGTTGCTGGcataaaagagacagacagtaagGTCTATCTGTTGGTGAAGGAGGAGAAACGCTACACTGATGCAGAGGTCTACTGTCAGACGAGGGGAGGGCACCTGGCCATGCCCAAGGATGAAGGAGCCAACACAGCCATTGCAGGATACATAACAGATGCGGGCCTGAGCAGAGTCTACATTGGCATTAATGACCTGGACCGTGAGGGTGTTTTCATCTATGTGGATCACTCTCCCATGTCTACTTTCAGcaaatggaggaaaggagagcCCAACAATGCCTATGATGATGAGGACTGTGCTGAGATGGTGGCCTCTGGGGAGTGGACTGATGTGGCATGCCACCCCACCATGTATTTTGTTTGTGAATTTGACAAAGACAGTGTCTGA
- the LOC128374928 gene encoding doublecortin domain-containing protein 2, translating to MQRTSGRGDLPPTKTIIVYRNGDAFFPGRKIVVNPRHVGTFDNFLTSLTRGLETPFGAVRRLYTPKQGHRVERLDDLAHGGVYVASRNEPFKRLNYCEITTKKPPDKKKEQIRPVVHSRIVASARWGRTTDESCTIHVFTNGEILVPPVRVRIPKQTLRSWDNVLTMVTDKVRLRTGAVYRLYTLDGHPVPGPIELENNQHYVAVGAERFKPLPYNQWVPNRDLVRGNHMAEGQDIQPTIRKTRHAKAAFAHTSGGEDLEHTARGQMKKHTAKLDRTKQQRQVSRNPVLFPIGECSVFNAQNKRSETAGATEVQEDGQLKVDLPIDQVEAKIVDEEYEDGRCTVSPCKDALPDSDGLCLQKPLSAGFRKDHSLSPGQGESVKGTGCSTGNTESPEPQEAKEREVSSRLGRMRSRMFWFFKGGYHCLPFNLRFAMSV from the exons ATGCAGAGAACATCAGGGAGAGGTGACCTGCCGCCAACAAAAACAATTATTGTCTACAGGAACGGGGACGCTTTCTTTCCCGGAAGAAAAATAGTTGTGAACCCGCGTCATGTGGGAACTTTTGACAATTTCTTGACCTCTTTGACCAGAGGGCTTGAAACTCCGTTTGGCGCCGTGAGGAGGCTGTACACTCCCAAGCAGGGCCACAGAGTCGAGCGTTTGGACGACTTGGCGCACGGGGGGGTGTATGTGGCATCGAGAAATGAACCTTTCAAAAGACTGAA CTATTGTGAGATAACAACCAAGAAACCCCCagacaagaagaaagaacag ATCCGTCCTGTTGTTCACAGCAGAATTGTGGCTTCAGCCCGCTGGGGGAGAACTACAGATGAGTCTTGCACAATACA TGTTTTTACCAATGGAGAAATCCTGGTTCCTCCTGTTCGAGTACGGATTCCTAAGCAAACTCTCCGAAGCTGGGACAATGTTTTAACCATGGTGACAGACAAAGTGCGTCTTCGTACTGGTGCTGTGTACAG GCTTTACACATTAGATGGACATCCTGTACCTGGTCCCATTGAGCTAGAGAATAACCAGCACTATGTCGCAGTTGGTGCAGAAAGGTTTAAACCTCTTCCATACAACCAGTGGGTCCCCAACAGGGATTTAGTCAGGGGAAACCACATGGCTGAAGG CCAAGACATCCAGCCCACTATTAGAAAGACAAGACATGCAAAGGCTGCG TTTGCTCACACAAGCGGTGGAGAGGACCTTGAGCACACAGCCAGGGGCCAGATGAAGAAACACACAGCCAAGCTGGATAGAACCAAACAACAGAGGCAGGTGTCCAGGAACCCAGTTCTCTTCCCAATAGGGG AATGCAGCGTGTTCAatgcacaaaacaaaagaagtgaGACGGCAGGAGCAACAGAGGTGCAAGAAGACGGCCAGTTGAAGGTGGATCTCCCAATTGATCAG gTTGAGGCCAAGATAGTTGACGAGGAATATGAGGATGGGAGGTGTACTGTAAGTCCCTGTAAGGATGCCCTCCCTGATTCAGATGGGTTGTGTCTGCAGAAGCCTTTGTCTGCAGGTTTCAGGAAGGAT CACAGCCTTTCTCCTGGGCAAGGAGAGTCAGTAAAAGGCACAGGGTGCAGTACTGGAAACACAGAATCACCTGAGCCCCAG GAGGCTAAGGAGAGGGAGGTGTCTTCTAGGCTCGGCAGAATGCGGTCACGGATGTTCTGGTTTTTCAAGG GTGGTTATCACTGTCTGCCCTTCAATCTGAGGTTCGCTATGTCAGTGTGA